GATGGAACTCGCATATTATTATTCCCCTGTGTGAGAAAATTGATATTCATGCTCGTTTCATCACTTAATAGCTACTTTAAGTAAATAATATATTTTTATCTCCCATCTTTAAGCAGGATGAATTTTGATGTTTATTTGGTATTTAAACCAAATAAGAATTTATCTTTGCAGCCTGTTATAAAAAGTAAAAATTATTCTGATGAACATCTTGGTATTAGGCTCCGGAGGCAGAGAGCACGCAATTAGCTGGAAGCTATCACAAAGCTCAAAATTGTCTAAACTTTTTATTGCTCCTGGAAATGCAGGAACACATGATTTAGGTATAAATGTTGATATCTCAGTAAACGATTTTGATTCAATATCGAAATTTGTTATCGACAACAATATCGAAATGGTTATTGTTGGACCCGAGGATCCACTGGTTAACGGTGTTTACGATTACTTTAAGAATAATGAGCAACTAAAAGATGTTGCAGTGATTGGTCCATCTAAGGATGCGGCACAATTAGAGGGAAGCAAAGAGTTTGCTAAAGAATTTATGCAACGGCATAATATTCCAACGGCTGCTTATGAGAGTTTTACTGTAGATACTTTAGAAGAAGGATATAAGTTTTTAGAGTCTTTAACTCCTCCATTTGTATTAAAAGCTGATGGTTTGGCTGCAGGTAAGGGCGTTTTGATTTTAGATGATCTTGATGAAGCAAAAGCTGAGTTAAAAGCCATGTTGGCTGATTCTAAATTTGGAGCCGCTTCAAATAAGGTTGTCATTGAAGAATTTTTGGACGGAATAGAGCTTTCGGTTTTCGTAATTACTGATGGTAAAGATTACAAAATTCTTCCCAATGCCAAGGATTATAAAAGAATTGGAGAAGGTGATACGGGGTTGAATACAGGTGGAATGGGGGCAGTTTCCCCGGTACCATTTGCCGATGAAACTTTATTGAAAAAAATTGAAGACAGAATAGTAAAACCTACAATCGACGGATTCTCTAAAGATGGATTGGTCTATAAAGGTTTTGTATTTATTGGTTTGATAAAAGTGAACAACGAACCTTTGGTAATTGAGTATAATGTTAGAATGGGTGATCCTGAAACAGAGGTAGTGATGCCCCGAATAAAATCGGACTTGGTCGATCTTTTTGAAGGAGTTGCAACGGGTAGTCTGAAATCGAAAGAAATAGAAATAGACAGCCGATCGGCGTGTACAGTAATGATGGTTTCAGGAGGATATCCTGAAGATTATGAAAAAGGAAAAGAGATTTCGGGAATTGAGAATGTGAAAGATTCAATTGCTTTTCATGCAGGAACGAAGTTAATCGATGGAAAAACTGTAACTTCAGGAGGTAGAGTAATAGCTGTTACTTCGTATGCGGATAACTTCAAAGAGGCACTTAAGAAATCATATAAAAGTATAGAAGAGATTAGTTTCGACAAGCAAAACTATAGAAAAGACATAGGTTTTGATCTATAGATATAATCAACCAAAATAAAAAAGGGTCGTAATTTTAGTTACGACCCTTTTTTATTTTGGTTATTGAATGTATCTATTCTAGTACGTCATTTTTTCTGAACTTGTTGAGTTCTATCATCCAGTATAAAAAACCTGCAATTCCAATTACAATAAATATAATATTCGGTATATTTTCAAGAACAGGGAAAATCTTAAAAGTTGTGGTGAAAAAATCACCCAGTCCAATCCAAAAGTCAGTCATAGTGTTTTTTTGTTTTTAGTGATGTATATCACAAAATAAAGAAATAAAATTCATGTTAGCAAGGTTTTTATACTTTGATAGCATTTGAATTTAAGGAGGAAGTATTTTTATCGGGTTTTTTGTAAAATACTGAATAGTAGAGGTTTATTGAATGGGGGATAGTGAGAGTTTGTCATTTAAGTTATATATAACATCTTTACTTTCATATATTTGCACCGGTTTAAAAAAATTGCACCAAATTGTTAAGGTCTGTTAGCAATTAAGGAGTTTATTTGCATTAAATCAAAAAAGTGTAATTTTGCACTATTGTACCTTGTTGCCTAATATATTGGAACAGGTAATAAATCATCAAAATTGAAAAGTATGTCTGAAAAGATAAAAGGTTTTTCAAAGCTATCGAAGACAGGAAAAATACAGTGGTTAGCGAATACACATTTCGACGAACCGGAAAAAGCGTCCAAAATACTGGAACAATATTGGAATGAAGATCAGGGAGTTCAAAAACTCCATGATGAATTTTCGGAAAATACTGTCTCAAACTTTTATATGCCTTTTGGTATTGCACCAAACTTTTTGATAAATGGCAAAATGTATGCTGTTCCTATGGCTATCGAAGAAAGTTCGGTGGTTGCTGCATCGGCAAAATCAGCTTCGTTCTGGTTAGAAAGAGGAGGTTTCAAGGCTGAAGTTATATCTACAAAGAAAATAGGACACGTTCATTTTATATACAAAGGGGAAGAAGAGAAATTTGTAAAATTCTTCAAAAAGAATAAATCTAAGTTTTACAAGGATACAGAATCCATTACAAAAAATATGCGTAATCGCGGGGGTGGAATTTTAGATATTCGGTTAAAAAATAAAACTGTATTAGAGGATGGATACTATCAGCTTGAGGCTGATTTTGACACCAGAGATTCAATGGGAGCTAATTTTATTAATTCCTGTCTCGAACAGTTCTCACAAACTTTGGAAAGAGAAATATCTTTAGATTCATCTTTTAGTAAAGATGAACAGGATATACAGATAGTAATGAGTATTCTGTCTAATTATACACCCGAGTGTATAGTTCGTTCGGAGGTTAGTTGTAAAGTTGAAGATCTTGTTGACGGAAGTGGAATTTCACCGGATGAATTTACGGAGAAATTTTCGCGTGCTGTTCACATTGCGGAACATGAGCCATATAGAGCTACAACTCATAATAAAGGAATCATGAATGGAGTAGATGCTGTGATAATAGCCACGGGAAATGATTTTCGCGCTATTGAAGCTGCTGCTCATACATATGCATCAAAGGACGGACGTTATGGAAGTCTGTCGCATGTGGAGGTCAAAAATGGAATTTTCCGCTTTTGGATTGATTTACCTCTTGCACTTGGTACGGTTGGAGGATTAACGGGGCTTCATCCACTTGTGAAATTTGCCCATGAGCTTCTTGGAAATCCTGATGCGGAGGAATTGATGATGATTGCTGCAACAGTTGGACTCGCTCAGAATTTTGGAGCTTTACGGTCGCTTACAACAACCGGTATTCAAAAAGGGCATATGAAAATGCACTTGTTTAATATATTGAATCAGCTCGATGCCACTGAGGATGAGAAGAGATATTTTGTAGAATTTTTTAAGGCAAAAACAGTTAGCCACAGCGCAGTTGTTGAAGAGTTTCACAGATTAAGAGGGATTCCTATGCAAGATATTATAAAAGCAAAGAAGTAAGTCCTTACAGGTTAACTTATATACCGAAATGCCTCAACCCGAAAAGAAAATCTACCGAAGCAATGGTAAGTTATTGATCAGTTCCGAATATTTGGTTTTAGACGGAGCTGAAGCTTTGGCTTTGCCAACTAAAAGAGGTCAGACATTGGCTGTTTCTAAAACTGAAACAGAAAACATTATCTGGAAGAGTTATACGGTAGATGATGATTTGTGGTTTGAATGTGTTTTTGATAACAATTTCACTCCAATTACTTATTCCGATAAAAATACGGCAGATGTACTTTCTACTTTTCTGAGGATTGCTTTAAGCCTCAATCCTGATTTTTTGAATGTGGCCAGGGGAAGTATGGTTGAAACTCATTTGGAATTTCATCGATCATGGGGGCTGGGAAGTAGTTCAACCCTTATTAGTAATATTGCACAGTGGGCAAAAGTTGATCCATTTGTTCTTCAGCAGGAAAGCTTCCCGGGTTCAGGATATGATATTGCATGTGCTTTGAGTAATAAGCCCATTGTATATCAAATTAAGAACAAAGAAGCCAGTTATGTGACTTTAAAATTCCACCCTTCATTTTCAGGTGAAATTTTCTTTATTCACCTGAATAAGAAGCAAAATTCACGGGAAGGAATTAATATATACCGGGAGTTTAAAGGCGACATAGAAACTAAAATATTATTGGCAAACGATTTCACAAAAGACTTTGTGGAGTGCGAAGATACAGATAGTTTCCGCAGGCTTATGGCTAAGCATGAATCTCTTATTTCCGAAATTATTGATCAGTTACCGGTTAAACAAAAATTGTTTCCCGATTTTAAGGGAAGCGTGAAGAGTCTTGGAGCATGGGGAGGTGATTTTGTCATGGCTGTTGGGAAAAATACAGAGAATTACTTCAAAAACAAAGGTTATAATACAGTTATCCCTTATGATAAAATGGTATTATAGAAATTTAATATATTGCATTGTATATAGTATTGATCTCATTTATCCGTAATCATGAGATATTCATAAGTCAAATGATAATGGCAGTGTTTAATTTACGTAGAAAAATAATCTGAAATTGAAA
The DNA window shown above is from Bacteroidota bacterium and carries:
- a CDS encoding GYDIA family GHMP kinase; amino-acid sequence: MPQPEKKIYRSNGKLLISSEYLVLDGAEALALPTKRGQTLAVSKTETENIIWKSYTVDDDLWFECVFDNNFTPITYSDKNTADVLSTFLRIALSLNPDFLNVARGSMVETHLEFHRSWGLGSSSTLISNIAQWAKVDPFVLQQESFPGSGYDIACALSNKPIVYQIKNKEASYVTLKFHPSFSGEIFFIHLNKKQNSREGINIYREFKGDIETKILLANDFTKDFVECEDTDSFRRLMAKHESLISEIIDQLPVKQKLFPDFKGSVKSLGAWGGDFVMAVGKNTENYFKNKGYNTVIPYDKMVL
- the purD gene encoding phosphoribosylamine--glycine ligase is translated as MNILVLGSGGREHAISWKLSQSSKLSKLFIAPGNAGTHDLGINVDISVNDFDSISKFVIDNNIEMVIVGPEDPLVNGVYDYFKNNEQLKDVAVIGPSKDAAQLEGSKEFAKEFMQRHNIPTAAYESFTVDTLEEGYKFLESLTPPFVLKADGLAAGKGVLILDDLDEAKAELKAMLADSKFGAASNKVVIEEFLDGIELSVFVITDGKDYKILPNAKDYKRIGEGDTGLNTGGMGAVSPVPFADETLLKKIEDRIVKPTIDGFSKDGLVYKGFVFIGLIKVNNEPLVIEYNVRMGDPETEVVMPRIKSDLVDLFEGVATGSLKSKEIEIDSRSACTVMMVSGGYPEDYEKGKEISGIENVKDSIAFHAGTKLIDGKTVTSGGRVIAVTSYADNFKEALKKSYKSIEEISFDKQNYRKDIGFDL
- a CDS encoding hydroxymethylglutaryl-CoA reductase, degradative, which codes for MGTGNKSSKLKSMSEKIKGFSKLSKTGKIQWLANTHFDEPEKASKILEQYWNEDQGVQKLHDEFSENTVSNFYMPFGIAPNFLINGKMYAVPMAIEESSVVAASAKSASFWLERGGFKAEVISTKKIGHVHFIYKGEEEKFVKFFKKNKSKFYKDTESITKNMRNRGGGILDIRLKNKTVLEDGYYQLEADFDTRDSMGANFINSCLEQFSQTLEREISLDSSFSKDEQDIQIVMSILSNYTPECIVRSEVSCKVEDLVDGSGISPDEFTEKFSRAVHIAEHEPYRATTHNKGIMNGVDAVIIATGNDFRAIEAAAHTYASKDGRYGSLSHVEVKNGIFRFWIDLPLALGTVGGLTGLHPLVKFAHELLGNPDAEELMMIAATVGLAQNFGALRSLTTTGIQKGHMKMHLFNILNQLDATEDEKRYFVEFFKAKTVSHSAVVEEFHRLRGIPMQDIIKAKK